The genomic window CCATGGCCAGCACGAAGGTCCGCGACTGGCCGGTCGCGAAGGCCACCGTCCCCTTGCGCCTCGGCCCGGCGCCGTCGACGGCGGTGATCCGGCCCATGCCGAACTCGGGGTGGATCACGGTGACCCCCGGGCGGAGCGCGTCCAGGTCGGCGGGCGAGGCGGGGCCGCCCCCGGAGCCGGAGAGTTGCGCGGCGGTCGTCAGGCGGAAGCCGCCCGGCGAGGATCGGGGCGCCGGGTAGGCGTCGGGCCGCCGGGTCCACGAGCCCGAGCCGTTGCCGCGAGGCGGCGGGTACTGGGGGTCGGAGATGCCGGAGCGGTCGTTCATCTCCATCTCATCCAGGGGGAGCTCGTCCAGGAACCGGGACGGGAAGGTGGCCTGCTGCTGGCCCCGGAACGTCCGGATCCGGCTCCGGCTGAGATACAGCTCGCGGCGGGCGCGGGTGATCCCGACGAACAGCAGCCGCCGCTCCTCCTCCAGCTCCTTGTCGTTGTTGTTCGCCCGCGAGTGCGGCAGCAGCCCTTCCTCCAGCGCGACGATGAAGACGACCGGGAACTCCAGCCCCTTGGCCGCGTGGAGCGTCATCAGGGTCACGGCGCCGGTCTGCTCGTCCCAGCGGTCGATGGGCGAGGCCAGGGTGATGTCGGCGAGGAAGTCGTGGACCTGCGATTCGGGGTGCTCCAGCTCGAACTCGTGCGCGGCGGAGACCAGCTCGTCCAGGTTCGCCAGGCGGTCCTCGCCCTTGTCGTCGGAGTTCGCCTTCAGGTAGTCCGGGTAATTGGTCCGTTCCAGGACCTGGCGGATGACCTCCTCGGCCGGGTGGTCGCAGAGTGCCCTCAGCTCGTCGACGAGCCGGGCGAAGTCGCGGAAGCCACGCACGGCCTTGTCCTTCAGGCCCTCCGCCTGGTCGGCCTGGCGCGCCATGGCCAGCAGCGGGAGGCCGCGGTCGCGGGCCGCCTTGACGAGGTGGTCCAGCGACGTCTTGCCCAGGCCCCGGGCCGGGACGTTCACCACGCGGGCGAACGCCAGGTCGTCCTTGGGGTTGGCCATCAGGCCGAGGTAGGACAGGATGTCCTTGACCTCCTGCCGCTCGTAGAAGGAGACCCCGCCGACGATCTGGTACGGGATCCGCGCCGACCGCAGGGCCTGCTCGATGGGCCGGGTCAGGGCGGTCATCCGGCAGAAGACCGCCACGTCCGAGTAGTTGTATTCCCCCTCGCGGACCAGCCCGGCGATCTTCGCGGCCACGGCCTCGGCCTCGTCGGTCTCGCGGGCGAGGATCGTCAGGTTGACCGGGGCCCCCTGGGGGTTCTCGGTCAGGAGCGACTTGGGCTTGCGGTCCCTGTTGTGGCGGATCAGCTGGTCCGCGGCGCTGAGGATGTTCTTGGTGCTCCGGTAGTTCCTCTCCAGCTTCACGACCCGGCATCCGGGGTAGTCGTGCTCGAACTCCAGGATGTTCGAGAGATTGGCCCCGCGCCAGCCGTAGATGGACTGGTCCGGATCGCCGGTCACGCAGAGGTTCGGGTGATCCACCGAGAGGGCCCGGACGATCGCATACTGCGCCAGGTTCGTGTCCTGGTACTCGTCCACGAGCACATACCGATATCGGCCGTCCAGCGAGGCGCGGACGTCCGGGTTCTCCTTGAGGATGCGCACGACGTGGACGAGGAGGTCGTCGAAATCGACGGCCGAGCAGGCCCGGAGCTTCTCCTCGTAGGCGGCGTAGGCCTTGGCGGTGAGCCCCTCGTCCTCGTCCCGCGCCCGGCGGCGGAGCGCCTGGGGCGTGACCAGGTCGTTCTTGGCGCGGCTGATGGCGGATTCGACCCGCTCCGGGGTGACGCGAGCCTCGTCGCCGGCGAGCTGCTCGAGCACGTCCTTGACGGCGCGGAGGCGGTCGGCCTGGTCGTAGATGGTGAACCCCGGCTCGATGCCCACGAGCCGGGCGTAGCTGCGGAGGAGCCGCGCGCAGAACCCGTGGAACGTGCCGACCCAGACCCGTGAGCCGGGGGCGAGGGCCTCGATCCGCTCGCGCATCTCGCCGGCCGCCTTGTTGGTGAAGGTGATCGCCAGGATGTTCTCCGGGGCGATGCCGGAGTCGAGGAGTCGGGCGACGCGCCGGGTGATCACCCTCGTCTTGCCGGAGCCGGCGCCCGCCAGGACCAGGAGGGGCCCATCGATGTGCGTCACGGCGGCCCGCTGCTCGGGCGTCAGGTCGGAGAGGAGGTCCATGGCGTAGGCTCGTCCTTGGCGGGGCCGCGAGGGTCTTCCGTACCGCCCGTACGTCGCCATCGCCCGCCGGGGCGTTCGACGACCGGGCGGGCGATCGGCCATCCATTATAGCCGCGCCGCGGGGAGCCGACGACCCGGCTCCCCCGGCCCCGGGGCCGCCCCTTGCCGCGGGGTGGAAGGTTCTGGAATGCGTCGGATGAATCGCCTATGATCGGGACGTGAGGGGTTTGGCCTCGGCCCATGCCGAGGGGCGACGACGTCCGGGCCGGGGCCCGCGGGACGTGGCACCCATGTCAGATGTCACCCCAGACGATGCTGAGCCGTCCGACAGCGAGGCCGCTATCGGGACTCAGCGGACGGTGGCCGACGCCCTCCTGGCGGGCGTCAACGGACAGGGAGCATCAGCCCCGGAGGCCCACCGGGCCGTCGGGGCCGCCTACACCCTGTCGGAGTACTCGATCGACGCCCAGTCGCCCCCCTTCGCCGAGGGGGCCATGGGCTCCATCCTGATGGCCCGGGATGAGGTCCTCGGCCGCACGGTGGCCCTCAAGGCCATGCGGCGGGAGCACCTGGCGCGTGCGGACCTGCGCGCCCGGTTCCGCCGCGAGGCGGCGATCACCGCGCGGCTGCAGCATCCCGGCGTGCCGCCGGTCTTCGGAGTCGGCACGATCGAGGATGCCAGGCCCTTCTTCAGCATGCGCCTCGTGGAAGGGACGACGCTGGCCGAGCAGTTGAAGGCCTCGGTGGACCGCTGCGCGGATCGTCCCCGCTTCCTGACGATCTTCGGCCAGGTCTGCCAGACCATCGCCTTCGCGCACGACCAGGGCGTGATCCACCGCGACCTCAAGCCGGAGAACATCATCGTCGGCGACTTCGGCACGGTCTACGTGATTGACTGGGGCATCGCCGGGCTGATCGACGCGGCACACCCGCTGCCCGGGCGGGAGCCCGCGGGCGACCGGCCGCTGGCCGCGGAGTTGACGACGGCGGAACGCCCCCCTGCCCAGGAGCCGGGGGCGGGGGCCGACGGCGCGGACGCCGACTGCTCCCTGACGGCCGTCGGCGATCTCCTCGGGACGCCCCAGTACATGGCCCCCGAGCAGGCGAGGGGGGGCGTGCACCAGGACGAACGGGCCGACGTCTTCAGCCTGGGCGCCCTCCTCTTCGAGATCCTCACGGGCGAGCCCCTGCGGCCCGTCGCCACGGTCCGGGCGGGCTGGCTCAACGCGTTCTCGGTCGAGTACGCCTGCACGGTCGCACCGCGCCTGTCCGCCGCCAGGGCCGACGCGCCGGTCGCGGCACTGGCCGCACGCTGCCTGGAGCCGGACCGCGAGCGCCGCCCGAGGGACGCCCGCGAGGTCGCCGCCGAGATGACCGCCTATCTCCTCCACGTGCTCCGCCGGCCGGAGCGGGAGATGGCCCGGTTCTTCGAGCTCTCCCCGGACCTCTTCGGCCTGGCCAGCCTGGACGGCTATTTCAGGAGGGTGAACGAGAACTTCGCGAGGGTCCTCGGCTATCAGGGCGACGAGATCCTCTCCCGGCCCTATCTCGACTTCGTCCACCCCGATGACGTCGAGCAGACCCGCCGGCAGATGGTCAAGCTGACCGAGGGGAAGCCGGTCGTCCGGTTCGAGAACCGCTATCGCGACCACCGGGGGGAGTATCGCTGGTTCGAATGGAATGCCCAGGCCGTGCCCGACGAGGACATGGTCTTCGCGGTCGCGCGGGACATCACGGGCCGGAGGAACCTGGAGCGGCGGCTGCTTGGGACCGTCGAATCGTCGCCCATGGGCGTGGTGATCGTCGATCGGTCGGGGCGGATCGTCCAGGTCAACCGGGAGGCCGAGCGCCTCTTCGGCTACGACCGCGAGGAGTTGATCGGCCGGCCGGTCGAGATGCTCGTGCCCGCCCGTTTCCGCGGCGAGCATGAGGGCCGGCGCGAGGCCTTCCTGGCCAGCCGCGAGTCGCGGCCCGGGCGGGGGCGGGAGGTGACGGGCCTGAGGAAGGACGGCCGGGAGGTCCCCCTGGAGCTCGGCCTCAGCCCCTTCGACACCGAGGAAGGGACCTTCGTCACCGCGGTCCTCTGCGAGGCCGGGCCGCGGGGGACGCGGGCGGGATGGCTCCTCGCCCTGCTCCGTTCGCATCCGGAGGCCGTGCTGCTGGTGGACGAGCACGCCAGGATCGGCCTGGCGAATGAGCGGGCGGAGCGACTCTTCGGCTATGGGAGCGGCGAGCTCGCGGGCCGGCCGATCGCCGATCTGGTCGACGGCTTCCGCCCCGACGCGCCCGCCGCACTCCTCGAGGGCCGCGCCAGGGACGGGGCGCGATTCGTGGTCGAGGTCCGGCCCGTCCCGACCCCGGGCGGGGCGGCCGCGGTGGCCGTCCGCCTCGTCGCGGCCGCCGTCGACGATCCCGCCGCACTTGGACGCGGCGAGGAGTCTCCGTAAACTGGGTTGGTCGGCGGACCGGCCCCGTCCGGGCGGCCGCGAGCAGGGCAGGTGCGGAGGGAGTCGGCGATGGAGATCCTGGGGATCGGCACGGACATCGTCGAATGCCCGCGCATCGGAAAGATGATCGAGCAGTACGGGGAGCTCTTCCTGCGGCGAGTCTACACGGAGCGGGAGGTCCGCTTCTGCCAGTCCAG from Aquisphaera giovannonii includes these protein-coding regions:
- a CDS encoding ATP-dependent helicase: MDLLSDLTPEQRAAVTHIDGPLLVLAGAGSGKTRVITRRVARLLDSGIAPENILAITFTNKAAGEMRERIEALAPGSRVWVGTFHGFCARLLRSYARLVGIEPGFTIYDQADRLRAVKDVLEQLAGDEARVTPERVESAISRAKNDLVTPQALRRRARDEDEGLTAKAYAAYEEKLRACSAVDFDDLLVHVVRILKENPDVRASLDGRYRYVLVDEYQDTNLAQYAIVRALSVDHPNLCVTGDPDQSIYGWRGANLSNILEFEHDYPGCRVVKLERNYRSTKNILSAADQLIRHNRDRKPKSLLTENPQGAPVNLTILARETDEAEAVAAKIAGLVREGEYNYSDVAVFCRMTALTRPIEQALRSARIPYQIVGGVSFYERQEVKDILSYLGLMANPKDDLAFARVVNVPARGLGKTSLDHLVKAARDRGLPLLAMARQADQAEGLKDKAVRGFRDFARLVDELRALCDHPAEEVIRQVLERTNYPDYLKANSDDKGEDRLANLDELVSAAHEFELEHPESQVHDFLADITLASPIDRWDEQTGAVTLMTLHAAKGLEFPVVFIVALEEGLLPHSRANNNDKELEEERRLLFVGITRARRELYLSRSRIRTFRGQQQATFPSRFLDELPLDEMEMNDRSGISDPQYPPPRGNGSGSWTRRPDAYPAPRSSPGGFRLTTAAQLSGSGGGPASPADLDALRPGVTVIHPEFGMGRITAVDGAGPRRKGTVAFATGQSRTFVLAMAPLKPLVRTGGTGPARSG
- a CDS encoding PAS domain S-box protein, whose protein sequence is MADALLAGVNGQGASAPEAHRAVGAAYTLSEYSIDAQSPPFAEGAMGSILMARDEVLGRTVALKAMRREHLARADLRARFRREAAITARLQHPGVPPVFGVGTIEDARPFFSMRLVEGTTLAEQLKASVDRCADRPRFLTIFGQVCQTIAFAHDQGVIHRDLKPENIIVGDFGTVYVIDWGIAGLIDAAHPLPGREPAGDRPLAAELTTAERPPAQEPGAGADGADADCSLTAVGDLLGTPQYMAPEQARGGVHQDERADVFSLGALLFEILTGEPLRPVATVRAGWLNAFSVEYACTVAPRLSAARADAPVAALAARCLEPDRERRPRDAREVAAEMTAYLLHVLRRPEREMARFFELSPDLFGLASLDGYFRRVNENFARVLGYQGDEILSRPYLDFVHPDDVEQTRRQMVKLTEGKPVVRFENRYRDHRGEYRWFEWNAQAVPDEDMVFAVARDITGRRNLERRLLGTVESSPMGVVIVDRSGRIVQVNREAERLFGYDREELIGRPVEMLVPARFRGEHEGRREAFLASRESRPGRGREVTGLRKDGREVPLELGLSPFDTEEGTFVTAVLCEAGPRGTRAGWLLALLRSHPEAVLLVDEHARIGLANERAERLFGYGSGELAGRPIADLVDGFRPDAPAALLEGRARDGARFVVEVRPVPTPGGAAAVAVRLVAAAVDDPAALGRGEESP